CTCCGCCGAGGCGCTGGCCGCCGAGACCGCCGATGTCATCGACACCGCGCGCGCCCTCTGGGACTCGTGGGAGGACGACGCGATCGTCAAGGACTCCGCCACCGGCCGCTTCCTGGACGCCGACCGGGTGCACCACATCGACTTCGAGGGCGCTACCTTCACCGTCAAGGGGCCCCTGATCACCCCGAGGCCGCCGCAGGGCCAGGTCGTCGTCCTCGCCCCGGACGCGCTGGACGTCGACGCCCGCGCCGATCTCGTCCTGGTGGCACGCGACACCGTCCCCGCGATCGCCGCCCGCGCCGCCACCGCCAGGGAGAACGGCGCACCGCTCGTCCTCGCGGAGGTGGAGGTCGTCCTCGACGCGCGGGCCCCGGCCGCCGACCGGCTCGCGGAGCTGGACGCGGACGCCCCCTGGCCACCGACCGGGCGGCTGCGGCACGTCGGATCGGCCGAGGCCCTCACCGAACTGCTGCGCGCGCTCGCCGAGTTCGTGGACGGCGTCAGACTGCACCCCGCCGTCCTCGCCGTCGACCTGCCGGTCCTGACCGAGCGGGTGCTGCCGGCCCTCGCCGCCGAGGGACTGCACCGCGCGCCCCGACCGGGCGCCACCCTGCGGGAGTCGCTGGGGCTGCCCCGCCCCGCCAACCGCTTCGCCACCGCACGCGCCTGACCCGACTCCCGGTACCGCCCTCAACTCCCGTCCCTTTCGACCCGGATGAGATCCACCCCCGCTTCGGCCACTCCCGCCGCAATCCCGGCCCGCCACGCGTACGAGGTCAGTCCGCCCCCGCCCAGGCCAGCGCCGAACCTGCCATCAGGCCCCCTCCTCACCGCCGAGGACCTGCTCCTGCTCCTCGCGGCCCTCGGGCGGACGGTGCCCGCGCTGACGACGGTCGTGCCCGACGTCTGGCGCGGCCACCCGGCGACGCTCCTCGCGGGTCTGCGACCGCCCGCCGCTACAACCTCCCGGTGCCTTCGCGGGTCCAGCAGGTGTCCCGGCGGACGGTCCAAGTGCCGTCCGCCGCACTCCACTTGAACCGAGGAGACCTACCGTGCGGATACCTCTGCGGGGCACCGTCGGGTCCCTGGCCGCCGCTCTGATCGGGGTCGCCGTGCCACAGGCCGCCGTGCCCGCCGCCCACGCCGGCACCGCCGGGCCCGACCTGGTGGTCTCGGCGCTGCCGACCGCCACGCCGAAGCCGGGCGAGAGCTACGACAGGGCCGTCACCGTCACCAACCGGGGCCCGGCTCCCGCCACCGACGTCACCTTCCGGATCCGGCTGACCCGGGGCCTCGCCTTCACGGACACCGCGGCGGACTGCGCCTACACGACCCTCCCCGGCGAGGTGCGGCAGGCGCGCTGCCGGCTGGGGACCGCCGTCGCGCCCGGAGCCTCCGTCACCACCCCGGTCCGCTTCACCGTGCTGCCCAAGGGACTGCTGGAGGTCGTCGAGTACGGCACCGGAGCCGACGGCACGCCACCCGAGACGGCGGGCTACGACGACGCCTACCGCCGCCTCGCCCTCTCCGTGGACAGCACCGCGGACCTGGCCGCCGTCGGGGACCGGGTCGACGTGGCGCCGGGCCGGGTGGTGAAGGCCACGGTCAGACTGCGCGACAACGGTCCCGGCTGGGTCCACAACCAGGAGAGCGACGACCAGCCGGGGCTGCTGGTGCGCATCCCGCCGGGCACCACCGCCGTCACCGTGCCCAAGGAGTGCGCCCCGTTCGCCGTCGACGGTCCCGCCGGTCCCTCCGAGCCGGGCCACCGCACCTATGTGTGCTGGCGGGCCGACAACCTCGTCGAGGTCGGGCAGTCCATCAGCCACACCTTCGGCCTGAAGGCCCCGAAGAAGGCCCGTCCCGGTGTCACACGCGGCACCGCGACCGCCACCTCCGTCTACGGGATCCACCCCGACTTCGACCACAACCCAAGGAACGACACCGCCCTCCTCACCGTCCGGGTGACGCGGTGACGAGCGGCCGGACACCCGGCGCGGACACCCGGACCGCCCGACCTTCCGACCGCCGCCGCCCCTGACCCGCCGGACGTCACGCTCGGTGGCCGCCCGGACGCCGCACGAAGCGGGTCGTTTGCGGGCGGCCAAAGCGCGCAGGTGTTCTGCTTGGCAACACGTCCGGCGAAAGGAACACCGTCATGGCGGCGACCGACAACGACAAGTCGGTGGACCCCGCCGCGGTCAGGCGCCACAGGGTGCTCTTCCGCGCGATCGAGAAACGACGCCACCCGAGGCTGCGGCGTACCGACATCACGGTGACCGACGAGGCGGCGGTCAAGCGCGCCACCAAGGCCGCCGCCCTCGGTAACGCCATGGAGTGGTACGACTTCGGCATCTACAGCTACCTCGCCGCGACCATCGGCAAGGTCTTCTTCCCCTCGGGCAACGACACCGCGCAACTGCTCAGCTCCTTCGCCACCTTCGCGGTGGCCTTCCTGGTGCGCCCCCTCGGAGGCATGGTCTTCGGACCGCTCGGTGACAAGGTCGGCCGCAAGCGGATCCTCTCCATCACCATGATCATGATGGCGGTGGGCACCTTCGCGATCGGCCTCATCCCGCCGCACGCCAGCATCGGCTTCTGGGCCCCGGTCCTGCTGATCTTCTTCCGGATGGTGCAGGGCTTCTCCACCGGCGGCGAGTACGGGGGCGCCTCCACCTTCATCGCGGAGTAC
The sequence above is a segment of the Streptomyces griseoviridis genome. Coding sequences within it:
- a CDS encoding LLM class flavin-dependent oxidoreductase; translated protein: MTAPAAGLPGLYLALEADGDGAHPAAPRHPGRPADAALTPGALRETAAAVENAGFTLVTFADSPLPPEAAGQPVARIEAGVRAAYLSALTDRIGLAPTLHVTTTEPFHLATQLAGLDHASHGRAGWVVGAASTAAELATVGRDFLSAEALAAETADVIDTARALWDSWEDDAIVKDSATGRFLDADRVHHIDFEGATFTVKGPLITPRPPQGQVVVLAPDALDVDARADLVLVARDTVPAIAARAATARENGAPLVLAEVEVVLDARAPAADRLAELDADAPWPPTGRLRHVGSAEALTELLRALAEFVDGVRLHPAVLAVDLPVLTERVLPALAAEGLHRAPRPGATLRESLGLPRPANRFATARA
- a CDS encoding DUF11 domain-containing protein; translated protein: MRIPLRGTVGSLAAALIGVAVPQAAVPAAHAGTAGPDLVVSALPTATPKPGESYDRAVTVTNRGPAPATDVTFRIRLTRGLAFTDTAADCAYTTLPGEVRQARCRLGTAVAPGASVTTPVRFTVLPKGLLEVVEYGTGADGTPPETAGYDDAYRRLALSVDSTADLAAVGDRVDVAPGRVVKATVRLRDNGPGWVHNQESDDQPGLLVRIPPGTTAVTVPKECAPFAVDGPAGPSEPGHRTYVCWRADNLVEVGQSISHTFGLKAPKKARPGVTRGTATATSVYGIHPDFDHNPRNDTALLTVRVTR